A region from the Vicia villosa cultivar HV-30 ecotype Madison, WI linkage group LG3, Vvil1.0, whole genome shotgun sequence genome encodes:
- the LOC131658871 gene encoding uncharacterized protein LOC131658871: MEATQTLALRQEELRQVLQRPVTDGIPTPGEGLVNQNVRNVVEIPIPAQENAHHENNLEPEAFRFPINETDKRFHLLEKRLKAIEGRDSSIDLDADGLCLVPGVKIPVKFRVPNFEKYKGTTCLLTHVKAFCNKMAPYAENDKILMHFFQDNLSGTSLEWYTQLERTHVRTWKELAEEFVKREYARRWRELAARVQPPLLEQELMGMFKDMLEGPYYQGLIGASEFAELVFIGEQIENGLRNGNIQDVDDLFEFPRRVDGRASVILEYEEESLNHPLDQISCNEMEAIISIQDDPQTCATALSHPPTQFVQREPVLHDQSAQYAPPWRNHQQNRHQQGRQRRRKPKRVYDAIPMTHDELLSELLKLSLVEPKQLDPVSFPYPEGFDPDVSCGYHAGAPGHSTEDCQPFRDKVQDLIDAKAIAFAPEDQN; encoded by the exons ATGGAGGCTACTCAAACCCTTGCTCTTAGACAAGAAGAGTTGAGACAGGTTCTTCAGAGGCCAGTTACGGATGGTATTCCCACCCCGGGAGAAGGTCTTGTGAATCAGAATGTCAGAAATGTTGTTGAAATTCCTATTCCTGCTCAGGAGAATGCACATCATGAGAACAACTTAGAACCTGAAGCATTCAGGTTCCCGATTAATGAaactgacaaaaggttccacctcttggagaaaaggttgaaagctaTAGAAGGTCGTGATTCCTCCATTGATTTAGATGCTGATGGGTTGTGCCTAGTCCCTGGTGTCAAGATTCCTGTTAAGTTCAGAGTCCCTAACTTCGAGAAGTACAAGGGAACCACTTGTCTGTTGACTCACGTGAAAGCATTTTGTAACAAAATGGCTCCTTATGCTGAGAATGACAAGATAttgatgcatttctttcaggacaACCTCAGTGGTACATCCCTCGAGTGGTACACTCAACTTGAACGAACTCATGTCCGAACTTggaaagaattagcagaagaaTTCGTCAAGCG AGAATACGCCCGACGATGGAGAGAACTGGCTGCCAGAGTTCAACCTCCACTATTAGAACAAGAGCTCATGGGTATGTTCAAGGATATGTTGGAAGGTCCATACTACCAAGGCTTGATTGGTGCTTCTGAATTTGCAGAATTGGTTTTCATCGGCGAACAAATTGAGAACGGTCTTAGGAATGGTAATATCCAAGATGTTGATGATCTTTTTGAATTCCCCAGGCGTGTGGATGGAAGAGCCAGTGTGATTCTTGAGTATGAAGAGGAGTCTCTTAATCATCCTCTCGATCAGATCTCTTGTAATGAAATGGAAGCGATTATTTCTATTCAGGATGACCCACAAACCTGTGCTACAGCTCTGAGTCATCCACCTACTCAATTTGTCCAAAGGGAGCCGGTTTTGCATGATCAATCAGCTCAGTATGCGCCGCCATGGCGGAACCATCAACAAAATCGTCACCAGCAGGGTAGACAGAGGCGTAGAAAGCCAAAAAGAGTATATGATGCCATTCCTATGACTCATGATGAGCTATTATCTGAATTGCTCAAACTTTCCTTGGTGGAACCAAAGCAGTTGGATCCTGTTTCTTTCCCGTATCCTGAGGGATTTGACCCTGATGTCAGTTGTGGCTACCATGCCGGGGCACCTGGTCATTCGACTGAAGATTGTCAGCCATtcagagacaaggttcaagacctaattgatgcaaaggctattgCATTCGCACCTGAAgaccagaattga
- the LOC131658872 gene encoding uncharacterized protein LOC131658872, translating to MLRRVRKRWELHGIRPSWIGEEIFRELLKYWESDEFAAKSENAKKMRASEKGGCLNAVRSISIAEHVRRMTKELNRPQLMTELVARTRKKKTGAFVDNRTQKAMDDYQALLVQFLTVNPHTLRSDDRTLYQRVLDGEGGSRPVTLTDEQRDTVRPLAINEVRHEAAEREGALKAQMEAQMMAMRNDHQREMEVMAKRQSNMEAQMRQFMQSFG from the exons ATGCTACgacgtgttagaaagcgttgggaacttcATGGCATCCGTCCTAGTTGGATAGGAGAAGAAATCTTTCGGGAACTTCTTAAATATTGGGAGAGTGATGAGTTTGCGGCCAAATCTGAAAATGCAAAGAAGATGAGAGCATCTGAAAAGGGTGGTTGCCTTAATGCTGTTAGAAGTATAAGCATTGCTGAGCATGTTCGTCGcatg actAAGGAATTAAATAGACCACAACTTATGACCGAGCTGGTTGCGAGGACTCGGAAAAAGAAAACAGGAGCTTTTGTTGACAATCGTACACAAAAAGCTATG gatgattatcaggcattgcttgTACAATTTCTGACTGTTAATCCTCA CACCTTAAGATCTGATGatagaactctatatcaaagagttctcgACGGGGAAGGAGGTTCACGTCCTGTAACTTTAACAGATGAACAGAGAGACACCGTAAGACCATTGGCGATAAATGAGGTGAGGCATGAGGCGGCGGAACGTGAAGGGGCACTGAAAGCCCAAATGGAGGCCCAAATGATGGCAATGCGGAATGATCATCAGCGGGAAATGGAGGTCATGGCGAAAAGACAATCGAATATGGAGGCACAAATGCGACAATTTATGCAATCCTTTGGTTGA